One window of the Emcibacter sp. genome contains the following:
- a CDS encoding MBL fold metallo-hydrolase — protein sequence MKVTILGCGTSGGVPRIGEIWGVCDRNNPKNRRRRSSILVEEGETMIMVDTTPDLREQCLDNCITRLDGVLYTHDHADHTHGIDDLRGIKQCMKKKVEVYANRETRDVLLQRFEYIFKQQGSYPTVANMNEIDLAPFRIDAIDIQPFRQIHGDSESYGFRLNKIAYSTDFNVIPEESFAQLQDLDLWVVDALRPEPHPTHSHLQQTLDYIERVKPKRAILTHMTWDMDYETLKRELPPHVEPAYDGMVIEL from the coding sequence ATGAAAGTCACCATACTCGGATGCGGAACTTCAGGCGGTGTGCCCCGGATCGGAGAAATCTGGGGTGTCTGCGACCGGAATAATCCAAAGAACAGGCGTCGTCGCTCCTCGATCCTTGTTGAGGAGGGGGAGACGATGATTATGGTCGACACTACCCCGGATCTCAGGGAACAATGTCTGGACAACTGCATCACCCGGCTGGACGGTGTGCTTTACACCCATGATCATGCGGATCACACCCACGGCATTGATGATCTTCGGGGCATCAAACAGTGCATGAAAAAGAAGGTTGAGGTCTATGCCAATCGGGAAACCCGCGATGTGTTGCTCCAGAGGTTTGAGTATATTTTCAAACAACAGGGCAGCTATCCAACCGTCGCCAACATGAATGAAATTGACCTCGCCCCGTTCCGTATAGATGCCATAGACATCCAGCCCTTCCGGCAAATCCACGGAGATTCAGAATCATATGGTTTTCGTTTAAATAAAATAGCTTATAGTACAGACTTTAATGTAATACCTGAAGAAAGTTTTGCCCAGCTTCAGGACCTGGACCTGTGGGTGGTCGATGCGTTGAGACCTGAACCGCACCCAACTCACAGCCATTTGCAGCAGACTCTTGATTATATTGAAAGGGTCAAACCCAAAAGGGCAATCCTCACGCATATGACCTGGGATATGGATTATGAGACTCTGAAACGGGAATTGCCGCCACATGTCGAGCCGGCTTATGATGGAATGGTGATCGAGTTATGA
- a CDS encoding lytic murein transglycosylase, with amino-acid sequence MKKTGILLSFFLSILVSLSSLQAEEKIIPDNPQPFGVWLEELKAEALGNGISAETLRQALANIEPIPRIIELDRKQPEFTQTYEEYISRRVSPTRIAKGREKIGEFSSVLTPVSDNMGVQDRFIAAIWGMETNYGGYTGGYNVIAALATLAYDMRRPDFFRKELLRALEILDQGHIAPEDMKGSWAGAMGQGQFMPSSFFAYAYDFDGDGRKDIWIDEADVFASIANYLKKHGWQADQTWGREVSLPEDVDGLWEKVKQKEKIKSCRRALKDHSKQLTLEEWKALGVKTKFGGDLPDVGDRPFKASLVMPAGKDGPAYLTYENFRSILKYNCSNYYALGVSLLSDELK; translated from the coding sequence GTGAAAAAAACAGGGATATTGCTCAGCTTCTTCCTTTCCATTCTTGTTTCTCTCTCTTCGCTGCAGGCGGAAGAAAAAATTATTCCTGACAATCCGCAACCCTTTGGGGTCTGGCTTGAAGAACTCAAGGCTGAAGCCCTTGGTAATGGGATAAGCGCGGAAACATTGCGACAGGCCCTGGCCAATATTGAACCAATACCGAGAATCATCGAGCTTGACCGCAAGCAGCCGGAATTCACCCAGACCTATGAAGAGTATATCTCTCGCCGGGTCAGTCCGACACGGATTGCCAAAGGACGTGAAAAGATCGGTGAATTTTCCAGTGTCCTCACACCGGTGTCAGACAATATGGGGGTCCAGGATCGATTCATTGCAGCCATCTGGGGCATGGAAACAAACTATGGCGGCTATACCGGCGGTTACAACGTGATTGCCGCCCTCGCCACACTGGCCTATGACATGCGGCGCCCGGATTTCTTCCGCAAGGAGCTGCTCCGGGCGTTGGAAATTCTCGACCAGGGACATATCGCCCCCGAGGATATGAAGGGAAGCTGGGCCGGGGCCATGGGGCAAGGCCAGTTCATGCCGTCCAGTTTTTTTGCCTATGCCTATGATTTTGACGGGGACGGCCGCAAGGATATCTGGATCGATGAAGCCGACGTATTTGCCTCTATCGCCAATTACCTGAAGAAGCACGGCTGGCAGGCCGACCAGACCTGGGGCAGGGAAGTCAGCCTTCCCGAAGATGTCGACGGCCTGTGGGAAAAAGTCAAACAGAAGGAAAAAATCAAAAGCTGCCGGCGGGCTCTCAAGGACCACAGCAAACAGCTCACCCTTGAGGAATGGAAAGCTCTTGGTGTGAAAACCAAATTCGGCGGTGATCTGCCTGATGTCGGGGATCGTCCTTTCAAGGCCTCTCTGGTGATGCCGGCGGGCAAGGACGGTCCGGCCTACCTGACCTATGAAAATTTCCGCTCGATCCTGAAATATAACTGTTCCAATTATTATGCTCTGGGCGTCAGCCTGTTGTCGGATGAATTGAAATGA
- a CDS encoding TatD family hydrolase has product MIVDSHCHLNYGSMTEDMDGVMQRASEAGVGTMLAINARLSEYEEVLAIAESFDNVWCTVGSHPHEAEKEPGITADQLIEKTRPAKVVGIGETGLDYFYEHAPRELQKANFRAHIAASRETGLPLIVHARDADEDTASLMKEEMDKGAYPAVIHCFTASRALAEACLEMGCYISISGIVTFNSAKDLQETVKIIPLNRLLIETDAPYLAPVPKRGKPNEPSYVKYTAEFLASHLDLDYEELARATTDNFFTLFSKAQRP; this is encoded by the coding sequence ATGATCGTCGATAGCCATTGCCACCTTAATTACGGCAGCATGACCGAGGATATGGATGGTGTCATGCAGCGGGCATCGGAAGCCGGTGTCGGCACCATGCTGGCCATCAATGCCCGTCTCAGCGAGTATGAGGAGGTTCTGGCGATCGCCGAAAGCTTTGACAATGTCTGGTGCACCGTTGGCAGTCATCCGCATGAGGCCGAAAAAGAGCCCGGAATCACTGCCGATCAGCTCATTGAAAAGACCCGCCCTGCCAAGGTGGTAGGTATCGGGGAAACCGGTCTTGACTATTTTTATGAGCATGCGCCGCGCGAACTTCAGAAAGCCAATTTTCGTGCTCACATTGCGGCCAGTCGTGAGACCGGCCTGCCGCTGATTGTCCATGCCAGGGATGCAGACGAAGATACCGCCAGCCTGATGAAAGAGGAAATGGACAAGGGTGCCTACCCGGCGGTTATCCATTGTTTCACGGCCAGCCGGGCGCTTGCCGAGGCCTGCCTTGAAATGGGTTGTTATATTTCCATTTCCGGCATTGTCACTTTCAACAGCGCCAAAGACCTGCAGGAAACCGTCAAAATCATTCCCCTCAACCGGTTATTGATTGAAACGGATGCCCCTTATCTGGCGCCGGTCCCCAAAAGGGGAAAACCAAACGAGCCATCCTATGTAAAATATACGGCGGAGTTCCTGGCCAGTCATCTGGATCTTGATTATGAGGAACTTGCCAGGGCGACCACCGATAATTTTTTCACCCTGTTCTCCAAAGCCCAGCGGCCCTGA
- a CDS encoding TIGR00730 family Rossman fold protein, whose protein sequence is MFTKRLGWYRDIRRLFKVSAEMLRGFNLMRKIGPCVTIFGSARFGEDHLYYQQTREIASKLAKSGFAIMTGGGPGIMEAANRGAYENGAISAGCNILLPTEQVPNPYLTISTTFKHFYVRKLMLVRYSQGFVLMPGGFGTLDEMFETLTLMQTDKITDFPVVAFGSDYWGELIPFLEKTMIRFGTIDTKDLDLIRVTDDVDEVVAIMTGEACEEHFEG, encoded by the coding sequence ATGTTCACTAAAAGATTAGGCTGGTACAGGGACATTCGACGTCTGTTTAAGGTATCTGCGGAAATGTTGCGCGGATTTAACCTGATGCGGAAAATCGGTCCCTGCGTCACTATCTTCGGCTCGGCCCGCTTCGGCGAAGATCACCTCTATTATCAACAGACACGGGAAATTGCCTCCAAGCTTGCCAAATCCGGTTTTGCAATCATGACCGGAGGCGGACCGGGAATTATGGAAGCGGCCAATCGCGGGGCCTATGAAAATGGCGCCATATCCGCAGGCTGCAATATCCTGCTGCCCACGGAGCAAGTACCCAATCCCTATCTGACCATCAGTACGACCTTTAAACATTTCTATGTGCGCAAGCTGATGCTTGTCCGTTACTCACAGGGCTTTGTGCTGATGCCCGGAGGATTTGGAACGCTGGATGAAATGTTTGAAACGCTCACCCTGATGCAGACCGATAAAATTACTGATTTTCCTGTTGTTGCTTTCGGCAGCGACTACTGGGGAGAACTTATCCCCTTTCTTGAAAAGACCATGATCCGTTTCGGTACTATTGACACCAAGGATCTGGACCTGATCCGGGTCACCGACGATGTGGATGAAGTCGTGGCGATTATGACCGGCGAAGCCTGCGAAGAGCATTTTGAAGGCTGA
- a CDS encoding D-alanyl-D-alanine carboxypeptidase family protein, whose product MLRNFGRQLASFGFVLALAGIVAASATAGASAQAIKTVAEEAILIEGSTGAVLFEKEADTQMPPSSMSKLMTVYLAFEKLKDGVITPQDEFEVSEPTYRKWRLQGSTMFLNAGDRVTVHDLLLGIIVQSGNDACVVLAESLAGSEEIFVEWMNAKAKELGMNNSHFTNVNGWPDEDHYMTARDLATLTQAMIANFPEYYPMFAERNFTYAGIPQSNRNPILYSMEEADGLKTGHTEAGGYGLTASAVKGGRRLILVLNGMSSEKVRARESERLLTFGFRNFDIYPLLKAGQVLDKANVWLGETDQVSLVIENDVTLSLSKQARRKMKAKVVYDGPIQAPIVKGQPIATLEITSSDMKTITLPLVAGENISELGGFSRLKAAFNYMLIGSSGQGDD is encoded by the coding sequence ATGTTGAGGAATTTTGGAAGACAATTGGCGTCCTTTGGTTTTGTTCTGGCTCTGGCGGGAATAGTTGCCGCTTCTGCGACAGCAGGAGCCTCCGCCCAGGCCATTAAAACAGTAGCCGAAGAGGCTATTCTTATCGAAGGGTCCACCGGCGCCGTGCTGTTTGAGAAAGAAGCCGACACGCAGATGCCGCCCTCTTCCATGAGCAAGCTGATGACTGTGTACCTGGCCTTCGAGAAACTCAAGGACGGTGTAATTACCCCGCAGGATGAGTTCGAGGTCAGTGAGCCGACCTACCGTAAATGGCGCCTCCAGGGGTCAACCATGTTCCTGAATGCGGGTGACCGGGTCACTGTCCATGACCTGCTTTTGGGAATTATCGTTCAGAGCGGCAATGATGCCTGCGTCGTATTGGCGGAGAGCCTGGCCGGATCGGAAGAGATATTCGTGGAATGGATGAATGCCAAGGCGAAAGAACTTGGCATGAACAACAGCCATTTTACCAACGTGAACGGCTGGCCGGACGAGGACCATTATATGACGGCCCGGGATCTGGCGACACTGACCCAGGCTATGATCGCCAATTTCCCCGAATATTACCCGATGTTTGCGGAAAGGAACTTCACCTATGCAGGTATCCCCCAGTCAAACCGCAATCCCATACTGTACAGCATGGAAGAAGCAGACGGCCTCAAGACTGGACACACTGAGGCCGGCGGCTATGGCCTGACAGCCTCTGCCGTCAAGGGTGGTCGCCGTCTGATCCTGGTACTGAATGGCATGTCCAGTGAAAAGGTGCGGGCCCGGGAATCAGAAAGACTATTGACCTTTGGATTCCGGAATTTTGACATTTACCCGCTTCTCAAAGCGGGGCAGGTGCTGGACAAAGCGAATGTCTGGCTTGGGGAAACCGACCAGGTTTCCCTGGTCATCGAAAATGATGTTACCCTGTCCCTGAGCAAACAGGCCCGGCGAAAAATGAAAGCCAAGGTTGTTTATGACGGTCCGATTCAGGCCCCCATCGTCAAGGGGCAACCGATAGCGACCCTGGAAATTACATCAAGTGACATGAAAACAATAACTCTGCCGCTTGTGGCCGGGGAAAATATCTCCGAGCTTGGCGGGTTTAGCCGGCTCAAGGCCGCGTTCAACTATATGCTGATTGGATCTTCCGGACAGGGCGATGACTGA
- a CDS encoding DNA polymerase III subunit delta': MDIEDVPPSRQCKKVIGHRQAQDLFLEAFTAEKLHHAWLITGPRGVGKASLAFSMARFLLHNPPVSDDGPGLFGDVLDPVCPESLTTDPESPVNHRITAGSHPDLICIERSVDEKTGKKRNEILVNDVRRLQGFYNTTSGEGGWRVAIIDSADELNRNAANALLKILEEPPSNSILFVLAHAPGRLLPTIKSRCRQLRLKPLDYPEVLQVVSRQFPSLPAEEQQGCALLGDGSPGYAITLAEQKGLELYGQILTLMSLLPAMNVPALHALADDLAGAKNKDRFGLFTDLLTRFFNRLVRVNASPDAGVTEILTGELELMRSLGQRLPLDQWVELWEKGARILARTDAVNLDRKQVVLNIFSMISQSLRA; this comes from the coding sequence GTGGACATTGAAGATGTACCCCCATCCCGGCAATGCAAGAAGGTTATCGGTCACCGGCAGGCCCAGGACCTGTTCCTGGAAGCCTTTACAGCCGAAAAACTGCATCATGCCTGGCTGATTACCGGCCCGCGGGGCGTGGGCAAGGCGTCTCTTGCCTTTTCCATGGCGAGATTTCTTCTTCATAACCCACCCGTTTCCGATGACGGGCCGGGGCTATTTGGTGACGTTCTCGATCCTGTTTGTCCTGAAAGCCTGACCACCGACCCGGAAAGCCCGGTAAATCACCGCATTACTGCCGGCAGTCATCCGGACCTGATCTGTATTGAGCGTTCCGTTGACGAGAAAACCGGCAAGAAACGGAACGAAATTCTGGTCAATGATGTGCGCCGCCTGCAGGGGTTTTACAATACCACATCGGGCGAGGGCGGATGGCGCGTCGCCATCATCGACAGTGCTGACGAGCTTAACCGCAATGCGGCGAACGCTCTGCTGAAGATACTTGAGGAACCACCGTCAAACTCCATCCTTTTTGTGCTGGCCCATGCGCCAGGCCGGCTTCTGCCGACCATCAAATCCCGCTGCCGCCAGCTCAGGCTGAAGCCGCTGGACTATCCCGAAGTCCTGCAGGTCGTCTCAAGACAGTTTCCCTCCCTGCCGGCGGAGGAACAGCAGGGCTGCGCTCTTCTTGGCGACGGCAGTCCAGGTTACGCCATAACCCTGGCAGAACAAAAGGGACTGGAACTTTACGGTCAGATACTGACTCTTATGTCCCTTCTGCCCGCGATGAACGTGCCGGCTCTGCATGCCCTGGCGGATGACCTGGCCGGGGCAAAAAACAAGGACCGCTTTGGCCTGTTCACAGACCTTTTGACGCGATTTTTCAACAGGCTTGTCAGGGTCAATGCCAGTCCGGATGCGGGAGTAACTGAAATCCTGACCGGTGAACTTGAGCTCATGCGGTCTCTGGGACAGCGATTACCGCTTGATCAATGGGTCGAGCTATGGGAAAAGGGTGCCCGGATACTGGCCCGGACCGATGCGGTAAATCTTGATCGCAAACAGGTCGTTCTGAACATATTTTCGATGATCAGTCAGTCGCTTCGGGCCTGA
- a CDS encoding peptidylprolyl isomerase translates to MNRRGVLSLGKSFLSCMALVLALSLPALAEEKTTDVVISTDLGDINLRLYPERAPLTVANFLNNIDAGLYNGGQFYRAVRMDNQRPAKTTITLIQGGRNQAMTPLPPIAHETTEMTGISHQNGVISMARLEPGTANTEFFICIGDNSALDYGSDRNPDRQGYATFGVVTQGMEVVMNIQNQPTNFPMEDPDSPVHGQIMEQPVKILSVRRK, encoded by the coding sequence GTGAACAGACGCGGGGTCTTATCTCTTGGAAAATCATTTCTCTCCTGTATGGCCCTGGTGCTTGCGTTGTCATTGCCGGCCTTGGCTGAAGAAAAAACCACTGATGTGGTGATCTCCACCGATCTTGGCGATATCAATCTCAGGCTTTATCCGGAGCGGGCGCCGCTGACGGTGGCGAATTTCCTGAACAACATTGATGCCGGACTTTACAATGGCGGGCAGTTCTACCGGGCGGTACGCATGGACAACCAGAGACCTGCGAAGACCACCATCACCCTCATTCAGGGAGGACGAAACCAGGCAATGACACCATTACCGCCGATCGCCCATGAAACCACAGAAATGACCGGTATTTCCCACCAGAATGGTGTGATCTCCATGGCCAGGCTGGAGCCAGGTACAGCAAATACCGAGTTTTTCATCTGTATCGGTGACAACAGCGCCCTTGATTACGGTAGCGACCGAAATCCGGACCGGCAGGGATATGCCACCTTCGGTGTTGTAACCCAGGGGATGGAAGTGGTCATGAATATCCAGAACCAGCCGACCAACTTTCCGATGGAGGATCCGGATTCTCCGGTTCACGGCCAGATTATGGAACAACCCGTAAAAATTCTTTCTGTCAGAAGAAAATAA
- a CDS encoding septal ring lytic transglycosylase RlpA family protein, giving the protein MMMVRHLLVLFLLAALGACSSMPGGGPVSQTKGEYKVGNPYKVAGKVYVPEEDPHYLAEGMASWYGPKFHGRRTANGETFNMNALTAAHTTLPMPSYVRVTNLENGRSLILKVNDRGPFVGDRLIDVSRRSAQLLGFEQQGVTRVRVEAVSGPDARPTTAFARNNVAPKPAVAQKAPVVLARNSPAQTPTLPTVAKDEVIVQSLEDEEQTSDAGSIYVQIGAFADKLRAQMVADDIRHVGRTLLELVDINGQRLYRVRIGPLQSQKRADETLGRALAWGHNTARIVLD; this is encoded by the coding sequence ATGATGATGGTTCGCCATTTACTTGTTTTGTTCCTTCTGGCCGCTCTCGGGGCCTGTTCCTCGATGCCGGGTGGTGGACCGGTAAGCCAGACCAAAGGCGAGTACAAGGTTGGAAATCCATACAAAGTAGCCGGAAAGGTTTATGTTCCCGAAGAAGACCCACATTATCTAGCTGAGGGGATGGCGTCCTGGTACGGCCCCAAGTTTCATGGCCGCAGGACAGCCAACGGCGAAACCTTCAATATGAATGCCCTGACTGCGGCCCATACCACTCTGCCCATGCCCAGTTATGTGCGGGTGACCAATCTGGAGAATGGCCGGTCCCTGATCCTGAAGGTCAATGACCGGGGCCCGTTTGTCGGAGACCGGCTGATTGATGTCTCGCGCCGCTCCGCCCAGTTGCTCGGTTTTGAACAACAGGGCGTGACCCGGGTCAGGGTCGAGGCCGTCTCGGGGCCGGATGCCCGGCCGACGACAGCCTTCGCACGAAACAATGTTGCGCCCAAACCTGCTGTTGCCCAGAAAGCACCTGTGGTGCTGGCCCGGAATAGTCCGGCTCAGACCCCGACACTGCCGACAGTTGCAAAAGACGAAGTCATCGTGCAGTCACTGGAAGACGAAGAACAGACTTCCGATGCCGGCAGTATTTACGTGCAGATCGGGGCTTTTGCCGACAAGCTTCGAGCCCAGATGGTGGCGGATGATATCCGGCATGTGGGCAGGACACTTCTGGAGCTGGTCGACATTAATGGCCAGAGACTGTACCGTGTCAGGATCGGCCCCCTTCAGTCACAGAAAAGAGCCGATGAGACCCTTGGCCGGGCACTGGCCTGGGGGCATAATACCGCAAGAATAGTTTTGGATTGA
- the tmk gene encoding dTMP kinase: protein MTDSYRGKFITFEGGEGVGKSTQAIKLREYLEGNGLDVVLTREPGGSPGAEEIRQLLVTGGTDKWHGMTETLLHYAARAEHLETTILPALRRGAWVICDRYADSTLAYQGYGQGQDVDKIIQLHKLVTDDFWPDLTLLLDGGVKLGLNRARKRDDMVEQKIREDRYERMGEDFHQTLRNSFLDIARKNPDRIKVIDAEGGVDVIAGRVTEVISEQFSME from the coding sequence ATGACTGACAGCTATCGCGGAAAATTTATTACCTTTGAAGGCGGCGAGGGAGTCGGCAAATCGACACAGGCCATAAAACTTCGCGAATATCTCGAGGGGAATGGCCTGGATGTTGTGCTGACCCGGGAACCCGGCGGCTCCCCTGGAGCCGAGGAAATCAGGCAGTTGCTTGTCACCGGCGGTACCGACAAATGGCATGGCATGACGGAAACGCTGCTGCATTATGCGGCCCGGGCAGAACATCTCGAGACAACTATCCTACCAGCCCTTCGTCGCGGTGCCTGGGTTATTTGCGACCGTTATGCCGATAGTACCCTGGCCTATCAGGGATACGGGCAGGGGCAGGATGTAGACAAAATCATCCAGTTGCATAAACTTGTCACCGATGACTTCTGGCCTGATCTGACCCTTCTTCTGGACGGCGGTGTCAAGCTTGGCCTGAACCGTGCGCGCAAGCGGGATGACATGGTGGAGCAGAAAATCCGGGAAGACAGGTATGAACGGATGGGGGAAGATTTTCATCAGACCCTTAGAAACTCCTTTCTTGATATTGCCAGGAAAAATCCCGACAGAATTAAAGTAATCGACGCCGAGGGAGGTGTCGATGTGATTGCCGGTCGCGTTACAGAAGTGATCAGCGAACAGTTTTCGATGGAGTAA
- the metG gene encoding methionine--tRNA ligase, which translates to MAPAFYITTPIYYVNDKPHIGHAYTTLACDFLARFKRLDGYDVMFLTGTDEHGQKVEKSAQAAGKSPLEFCDEVSQRFRILAEFMNYSNDDFIRTTEERHKKACQHLWKVLEDSGNIYLDKYAGWYSVRDEAYFGEGELIEGEDGEKLAPTGAPVEWVEEESYFFRLSAWGDRLLNWYNQIPETVLPKSRKNEVKSFVEGGLRDLSISRTSFSWGIPVPGNDKHIMYVWIDALTNYLTAVGYPDMDNEGFTKFWPADIHMVGKDILRFHAVYWPAFLMAAGIEPPKRVFAHGWWTNEGQKISKSVGNVIDPFDIVEEFGLDQVRYFLMREVPFGNDGDFSRQAMINRINSDLANDLGNLAQRSLSMIFKNCEAKMPVPGELADADREILSAVDGLLNQVREKMDQQSFNHALEVIWKVVGDANSYFTAQEPWALKKTDPERMGTVLYVTAEIIRQVAILAQPIMPVSAAKLLDQLMVPSDKRGFSDLGEKGRLASGMIMDKPEGVFPRYVEADAG; encoded by the coding sequence ATGGCGCCCGCCTTTTACATCACGACACCAATCTATTATGTGAATGACAAGCCGCATATCGGTCATGCCTATACCACGCTGGCCTGTGATTTCCTTGCCCGGTTCAAGCGTCTTGACGGTTATGATGTTATGTTCCTGACTGGAACGGACGAACATGGCCAGAAGGTTGAAAAATCGGCGCAGGCGGCCGGTAAATCCCCGCTGGAATTCTGCGACGAAGTATCACAGCGCTTTCGCATCCTTGCCGAATTCATGAATTATTCCAATGATGATTTTATCCGCACCACCGAAGAGCGGCACAAAAAGGCCTGCCAGCATCTGTGGAAGGTTCTTGAAGACAGCGGCAATATCTATCTTGATAAATATGCCGGTTGGTACAGTGTGCGGGACGAGGCCTATTTCGGGGAAGGGGAACTGATTGAGGGCGAGGATGGCGAAAAGCTGGCTCCGACAGGCGCCCCGGTGGAATGGGTGGAAGAAGAAAGCTATTTCTTCAGACTCAGCGCCTGGGGTGACAGGCTCCTCAACTGGTATAACCAGATCCCGGAAACCGTGCTGCCGAAAAGTCGCAAAAATGAGGTCAAAAGTTTTGTCGAAGGCGGTCTCAGGGATCTGTCCATATCCCGAACCAGCTTTTCCTGGGGCATCCCGGTGCCGGGCAATGACAAGCATATAATGTATGTCTGGATCGACGCCCTGACCAATTATCTGACCGCTGTCGGCTATCCGGATATGGACAATGAAGGGTTCACAAAATTCTGGCCCGCGGACATTCATATGGTTGGCAAGGATATTCTGCGCTTTCATGCGGTATACTGGCCCGCTTTCCTGATGGCGGCCGGAATAGAGCCGCCGAAGCGGGTTTTCGCCCACGGCTGGTGGACCAATGAAGGTCAGAAGATTTCCAAATCCGTCGGCAATGTCATCGATCCCTTCGATATTGTTGAGGAGTTCGGCCTTGACCAGGTGCGCTATTTCCTGATGCGGGAAGTGCCATTCGGCAATGACGGCGATTTTTCCCGCCAGGCAATGATCAACCGGATCAACAGTGATCTGGCCAATGATCTCGGCAATCTGGCGCAACGTTCACTGAGCATGATCTTCAAGAACTGCGAAGCCAAAATGCCTGTACCGGGAGAGCTTGCAGATGCAGACCGGGAGATCCTTTCCGCTGTCGACGGCCTTCTGAACCAGGTGAGGGAAAAAATGGATCAGCAGTCCTTCAATCATGCCCTGGAAGTGATCTGGAAAGTTGTCGGGGACGCCAACAGCTATTTCACCGCGCAGGAACCTTGGGCGTTGAAGAAGACCGATCCGGAACGCATGGGAACTGTTCTCTATGTGACTGCCGAAATCATCCGGCAGGTTGCCATTCTGGCCCAGCCGATCATGCCGGTGTCGGCTGCAAAACTTCTGGACCAGCTTATGGTGCCTTCAGATAAACGCGGCTTCAGCGACCTTGGCGAAAAGGGCCGTCTTGCCAGCGGGATGATCATGGATAAACCCGAAGGGGTCTTTCCGCGCTATGTGGAGGCTGACGCGGGATGA
- a CDS encoding MFS transporter yields the protein MTEGLARDYKKNVTLLCICQAFILSSSMTLITYAVLVGQMLAPDPKWATVPMATSVLGAALMALPASYFMKYFGRQRGFQFGALCATVAGVIAIYALYIQSFGLFCLATLLHGIYQAFAAYYRFAAMEVSPPDFQKQGISLVLAGGIIAALVTPTITGFYNDAFGPFTFAGPYALVVTLSILAHLPMGLLKIPHSKPVMEQAEKGAGQKAGGKVNIMDIIRRPAFICAMLNASGSYFLMSFIMAASPIAVVFCGFENADAATVIQVHVLFMFIPAFFTGTLIARFGNIPIILIGMLLYAIAAAIAIYDVELTNFYLSLGLLGIAWNFMFTSSTSLLAEAYSEKEKAFTQGINDFLVYSMTATASLTSGYVFATLGWSKMNMMSYSILAVLFVVTLWYVRQTRQPSAGEETIPAAITEGE from the coding sequence ATGACAGAAGGTCTTGCCAGAGATTACAAGAAGAACGTAACCCTGCTGTGTATATGCCAGGCTTTTATTCTGTCCTCAAGTATGACGCTAATCACTTACGCAGTCCTCGTCGGCCAGATGCTGGCGCCCGATCCCAAGTGGGCGACGGTACCGATGGCTACCAGTGTTCTCGGCGCGGCTCTGATGGCTCTCCCTGCCTCCTATTTTATGAAATATTTTGGCCGCCAGCGGGGTTTTCAGTTCGGTGCCCTGTGTGCCACCGTCGCCGGCGTCATTGCCATATATGCCCTTTATATCCAGAGTTTTGGCCTTTTTTGCCTCGCCACCCTGCTGCACGGAATCTATCAGGCCTTTGCCGCCTATTACCGTTTTGCCGCTATGGAGGTAAGTCCGCCGGATTTCCAGAAACAGGGCATTTCCCTTGTACTTGCGGGCGGTATCATAGCTGCGCTTGTAACTCCCACCATTACCGGATTTTACAATGATGCTTTCGGGCCCTTTACCTTTGCCGGTCCTTATGCCCTTGTGGTCACCCTGAGCATTCTGGCTCATCTGCCCATGGGGTTGCTGAAAATTCCACACAGCAAGCCTGTAATGGAACAGGCCGAAAAAGGGGCCGGGCAAAAGGCCGGAGGCAAAGTGAATATCATGGATATCATCCGCCGTCCGGCCTTTATCTGCGCCATGCTCAATGCCAGCGGGTCATACTTTCTGATGTCCTTCATCATGGCTGCAAGTCCCATTGCGGTGGTGTTCTGCGGCTTTGAAAATGCCGACGCTGCCACAGTCATCCAGGTGCATGTTCTTTTCATGTTCATTCCGGCTTTCTTTACCGGAACCCTGATTGCCCGTTTCGGCAATATTCCCATTATCCTGATCGGTATGCTGCTCTATGCCATAGCGGCCGCTATCGCCATCTATGATGTTGAACTGACCAACTTCTATTTGTCGCTCGGACTTCTCGGTATTGCCTGGAATTTCATGTTTACCTCGTCCACCAGTCTGTTGGCAGAGGCCTATTCGGAAAAGGAAAAGGCCTTTACCCAGGGGATCAACGATTTTCTTGTCTACAGCATGACGGCGACCGCCTCTCTCACCTCAGGGTATGTCTTCGCCACCCTGGGCTGGTCAAAAATGAACATGATGAGCTATTCGATACTTGCCGTTCTGTTTGTGGTTACCCTGTGGTATGTTAGACAGACAAGACAACCGTCCGCCGGGGAGGAGACCATCCCGGCGGCAATAACAGAAGGGGAGTAA